From a single Cotesia glomerata isolate CgM1 linkage group LG6, MPM_Cglom_v2.3, whole genome shotgun sequence genomic region:
- the LOC123268005 gene encoding uncharacterized protein LOC123268005 — translation MADPPVSGFDLCKVFKYHSNMKVPKILICIVCENVYHEGDFNKYSKGRYVSEMLVICPNHESDILTNKNNVDLNTFDDNAREIIAQIKLYHKEELRSELCNNLSFNSSKNNHDTTDINELDELSIVTKDGPKKPERVPSIYVKPKNNNNKSQTLAKVKSKLSSDLAIPINRVKENKEGLVAISQVVELEHLKLPKIKVINVDTDMSKEKLCEDIYNLSFSDQIRSEIVLYVFKNWQRFQCFTNQLNGEPYSNKHSYFDDMSRPNTYGTLCEIKAAAELFTYEFQVYQHGHLIVAFGEATNGIKRLRFTGNFNKGHFDVLLPLTEPINNGVSQSESIDNVQASFTQPSLSSRRGQKRRKRFSGTIRSKQLRKAASKYAVNHKEVQRKAVKKYKKNHPEIQKKAVQTTKLLPWTSKCLSGFKYNCQIDYSNDKIVNLGPRSPCQWCNALKWKDETQGMCCSSGKVQLSKLGLHPEPLHSLLTHQDPLSEHFLKNTRKYNGCFQMTSFGAKEVREGNFMPTFKVQRQVYHRIGSLMSEPNQKPSFLQIYFVGDECHERDIRCGIYPGVYPELVHQLQKLLYQHNKYLKDFKAAIDSIPKDQKDFKVIINADRKPAGEHKGRFNAPQAKEVAVLIVGQDFEKRDIVLHSRDNKLMRISETHRSYDALQYPLMFCYGEDGYHINISKRDETTKLPLDKTVSASEFYSFRIMERENEVCYLLRFRNLLNQFLVDMYAKIETERLNYIRNNQKKLRSEEYVHLKDALSKNDEQLSTMGKMVVLPSSFTGGPRYMHERTQDAMTYVRHYGRPDLFITFTCNPKWPEITQLLSEGQQSYDRHDIVARVFNVKEVKHMIKLLTVGRIFGDTRCHMYTIEWQKRGLPHVHILLWLEEKMRPESIDQIICAELPDPDINPDLYQIIKTTMVHGPCGSFNLKSPCMVDGKCTKNFPKEFLKETQTGDDGYPKYRRRSPADRGKTFKLNGVEIDNRWIVPYNPVLSHTFGTHVNVKSCNSVKAIKYICNYLNKGSDQASFTVQDFDEVTKYQAGRYISSSEAVWRIFRFPIHDRFPSVMHLTVHLENGQRIYFTEQDVIDKVINPKKTTLMAFFELCQVDDFAKTLLYVEVPAYYVWKNNRFDRRKKGKVVSGYLGVKKDQVLGRVYTVHPGNTECYHLRLLLHEIRGPTSFSALKTVDGVIHPTFQAACRALGLLEDYANWYRTLDEACISDSPYKIRELFAIMLVFCHVDDPSKLWEKYRDYFSEDIKREVERDGGNVELLLDVIYNKCLILLKDIIISMSGKTLLQFGLHSPTRDERFIVTNRQYLRELAYDTVYLTKVVAENVPKLNLEQRKVYNEILNSIISDSGQLYFLDAPGGTGKTFLINLLLAKIRSEKNIAIAVASSGIAVTLIDGGKTAHSAFKLPLNLGYSESPLCNISKQSDMAHVLRETKIIIWDECTMAHKNGIEALNRLLKDIRGCDRIMGGVIVLLAGDFRQTLPVVPRGTRADEVKACDGQIPEEDGRINVSYINCETVPDLITLTDKIYPNIDKAGDNCSSWLKERAILTPTNEQVNCINNFLLEKLPTEQVRYESVDKVLEDEEAVHYPVEFLHTLNPPGIPPHVLQLKIGTPIMLLRNLNPPKLCNGTRLQVKVLHKNVIEAMIFTGKYEGETVFIPRIPLIPSDYHFEFKRLQFPVKVCYAMTINKAQGQSLKMTGIDLRNDCFSHGQLYVACSRVSSPDSLVILQPIGKTKNLVYKEVLSI, via the exons ATGGCGGACCCACCGGTGTCGGGTTTTGATTTGTGCAAAGTATTTAAGTATCATTCAAATATGAAAGTGCCGAAAATTCTTATCTGTATTGTATGTGAAAATGTTTATCATGAGGGTGACTTTAATAAATACTCGAAGGGTAGATACGTGAGTGAAATGCTAGTTATATGTCCTAATCATGAGAGTGACATCCTAACCAACAAAAACAATGTAGATTTGAATACTTTCGATGATAATGCTAGAGAAATAATTGCACAGATCAAATTGTATCATAAAGAGGAACTACGAAGTGAACTGtgcaataatttatcatttaactCGTCAAAAAACAATCATGATACTACTGATATCAATGAGCTGGATGAATTGTCTAT TGTAACCAAAGATGGACCAAAAAAACCTGAGAGAGTTCCCAGTATTTATGTCaaaccaaaaaataataataacaaatctCAAACTCTTGCAAaagttaaaagtaaattatctagtGATTTAGCAATTCCCATTAACAGAGTTAAAGAGAATAAAGAAGGTCTGGTAGCTATTAGCCAAGT TGTTGAACTTGAGCATCTAAAACTTCCTAAAATCAAGGTTATTAATGTTGATACTGATATGTCTAAGGAGAAATTGTGTGAGGATATTTATAACC TGTCCTTTAGTGATCAAATAAGAAGTGAAATTGTGCTTTACGTGTTTAAAAACTGGCAGAGATTCCAATGCTTTACCAATCAGTTAAATGGAGAACCTTATAGTAATAAACATTCGTACTTTGATGACATGTCGAGGCCCAACACGTATGGAACTCTTTGTGAAATCAAAGCGGCGGCAGAATTATTTACATATGAGTTTCAAGTGTACCAACATGGTCATCTAATAGTTGCGTTTGGAGAAGCAACAAATGGAATTAAAAGATTAAGGTTTACTGGGAATTTTAATAAAGGTCACTTTGACGTTTTACTTCCATTGACTGAACCCATCAATAACGGTGTTTCTCAATCGGAAAGTATTGATAACGTTCAAGCATCTTTCACTCAACCATCACTTTCATCAAGGAGAGGACAAAAACGGCGAAAAAGATTTTCAGGTACAATTAGGTCTAAACAACTTAGAAAAGCTGCTTCAAAATATGCGGTAAATCATAAAGAAGTTCAGAGAAAGGctgttaaaaaatacaaaaaaaatcatcctGAGATCCAAAAAAAAGCAGTTCAAAC GACTAAATTATTGCCCTGGACTTCTAAGTGTTTATCTGGTTTTAAATACAATTGTCAAATTGATTATTCCAATGACAAAATTGTCAATCTTGGTCCCCGTTCTCCTTGCCAATGGTGTAATGCTTTGAAATGGAAAGATGAGACTCAAGGAATGTGCTGCAGTAGTGGTAAAGTTCAACTTTCTAAGCTTGGCCTCCATCCTGAACCTTTACACAGCTTATTGACTCATCAGGATCCATTGTCAgaacattttctaaaaaataccCGTAAGTATAATGGATGTTTCCAAATGACATCTTTTGGAGCCAAAGAGGTAAGAGAAGGAAATTTTATGCCAACTTTCAAAGTTCAAAGGCAGGTTTATCACAGAATAGGCAGCTTGATGTCTGAACCTAACCAAAAGCCTTCTTTTCTTCAAATATACTTTGTTGGTGATGAATGTCATGAAAGAGACATCCGTTGTGGAATTTATCCTGGCGTTTATCCGGAATTAGTTCATCAATTGCAGAAGTTGTTATATCAGCATAACAAATATCTTAAGGATTTTAAGGCTGCAATAGATTCAATTCCTAAAGATCAAAAAGACttcaaagtaataattaatgctGACAGAAAACCGGCTGGAGAACATAAAGGCCGTTTTAATGCTCCTCAGGCAAAAGAAGTTGCAGTTCTCATTGTCGGACAGGATTTCGAAAAAAGAGACATTGTTCTTCACAGTAGAGACAATAAGTTGATGCGAATTAGTGAAACACACCGCTCATATGATGCTTTACAATATCCTTTGATGTTCTGTTATGGAGAAGATGGCTATCACATCAATATATCTAAGCGTGACGAGACGACTAAACTGCCTCTCGATAAGACAGTATCTGCTTCAGAATTTTACAGCTTTAGGATTATGGAGCGTGAGAATGAAGTGTGCTATTTATTGCGATTCCGCAatcttttaaatcaatttttagttgACATGTACGCAAAAATTGAGACTGAAAGACTTAACTATATTCGTAACAACCAAAAAAAACTGAGAAGTGAGGAATACGTTCACTTGAAAGATGCTTTGTCAAAAAATGATGAACAATTATCAACAATGGGAAAAATGGTTGTGTTGCCTTCTTCTTTTACTGGAGGACCCCGTTACATGCATGAGCGAACTCAAGATGCAATGACCTATGTACGTCATTATGGACGGccagatttatttataacattcACCTGCAATCCTAAGTGGCCGGAAATAACGCAGCTTTTGAGTGAAGGTCAACAGTCTTATGATAGACATGACATCGTAGCGAGGGTTTTCAATGTGAAAGAGGTGAAACATATGATAAAACTTCTTACAGTAGGTCGTATCTTTGGTGACACAAGGTGTCACATGTACACCATAGAATGGCAAAAACGTGGACTCCCTCATGTTCATATTCTATTATGGTTAGAAGAGAAAATGAGACCAGAGTCTATTGACCAAATTATCTGCGCTGAGTTACCTGATCCAGACATAAATCCAGATCTTTATCAAATTATCAAGACAACCATGGTTCACGGTCCATGTGGATCTTTCAACTTAAAATCACCCTGTATGGTTGATGGTAagtgcacaaaaaatttcccaaaggaatttttaaaagaaactcAAACAGGAGATGACGGATATCCCAAGTATCGTAGACGATCACCAGCAGACAGAGGAAAAACTTTCAAACTTAACGGAGTTGAAATCGACAACCGATGGATAGTGCCGTATAATCCCGTTCTATCCCATACCTTCGGGACTCATGTTAATGTTAAGAGTTGTAACTCCGTAAAAGCCATAAAATACatctgtaattatttaaataaaggaTCTGACCAAGCATCGTTTACCGTTCAGGATTTTGATGAGGTGACGAAGTACCAGGCGGGACGTTACATCAGTAGCTCTGAAGCAGTCTGGCGAATATTTCGTTTTCCTATTCATGACAGGTTTCCTTCGGTGATGCATCTTACTGTACATCTTGAAAATGgtcaaagaatttattttactgagcAAGATGTGATTGACAAAGTaattaatccaaaaaaaacaacaCTAATGGCTTTTTTTGAGCTTTGCCAAGTTGATGACTTTGCAAAAACTCTTTTGTATGTTGAAGTTCCAGCTTATTACGTATGGAAAAATAACCGCTTtgatagaagaaaaaaaggtAAGGTTGTTTCAGGTTATTTAGGAGTCAAGAAAGATCAAGTTTTAGGTAGAGTTTATACCGTGCATCCCGGAAATACTGAATGTTATCACCTGCGTCTTCTCCTACATGAGATTCGAGGTCCTACATCATTTTCTGCTTTGAAAACTGTTGATGGAGTGATTCATCCAACATTTCAAGCAGCATGTAGAGCACTTGGTCTTCTAGAAGATTACGCTAATTGGTATCGCACTCTGGATGAAGCTTGCATCTCTGATTCGCCCTACAAGATCCGTGAGCTGTTTGCCATTATGTTAGTTTTTTGTCATGTTGACGACCCATCGAAATTATGGGAGAAATATCGAGATTATTTTTCAGAAGATATTAAGAGAGAGGTAGAACGAGACGGTGGAAATGTTGAGCTGTTACTTGACGTTATTTACAACAAATGTCTCATACTACTTAAAGATATTATTATATCAATGTCTGGAAAAACACTTCTTCAGTTCGGCCTCCACTCTCCAACCCGAGATGAAAGGTTTATTGTCACTAATCGTCAATATTTGCGTGAATTGGCTTACGACACCGTCTATTTAACTAAAGTTGTAGCTGAAAATGTTCCTAAACTAAATCTAGAACAGAGAAAAGTttacaatgaaattttaaattcgattATATCTGATTCTGGGCAGTTGTATTTTCTTGATGCTCCAGGTGGTACTGGAAAAAcgtttttaatcaatttactGCTTGCGAAAATCAGGAGTGAAAAAAACATCGCTATAGCCGTTGCTTCTTCAGGAATTGCTGTGACTTTGATAGACGGAGGTAAAACAGCTCACTCTGCCTTTAAATTACCTCTCAATTTAGGTTATTCTGAGTCTCCACTTTGTAACATCTCTAAACAGAGTGATATGGCTCATGTGCTGCgagaaacaaaaattattatctgggACGAATGCACTATGGCTCACAAAAATGGTATTGAAGCTCTAAACAGATTGCTCAAAGATATTAGAGGTTGCGACCGAATTATGGGAGGAGTAATTGTTCTCTTGGCCGGTGATTTTAGACAAACTTTGCCTGTTGTGCCACGAGGAACACGTGCAGATGAAGTTAAAGCCT GTGATGGCCAAATTCCGGAAGAAGACGGAAGAATAAACGTGTCCTATATTAATTGTGAAACTGTCCCAGATTTAATCACCTTGACTGACAAAATATACCCGAATATTGACAAAGCTGGCGATAATTGTAGTTCATGGTTAAAGGAGAGAGCCATCCTCACACCAACCAATGAACAAGTCAATTGTATTAACAACTTTTTGCTGGAGAAACTGCCAACTGAGCAAGTAAGATATGAATCGGTGGATAAAGTACTGGAGGATGAAGAAGCTGTCCACTATCCTGTTGAATTCTTACACACACTCAATCCACCAGGGATACCACCTCATGTTCTTCAACTCAAGATTGGCACTCCAATAATGTTGCTCCGCAATTTAAATCCGCCAAAATTATGTAATGGTACCAGGCTTCAAGTCAAGGTCTTACACAAAAATGTCATTGAAGCCATGATTTTCACCGGAAAATATGAAGGAGAAACTGTATTCATTCCAAGGATCCCTCTGATTCCATCAGATTACCACTTCGAATTTAAACGTCTGCAATTTCCTGTCAAAGTTTGTTATGCCATGACGATTAACAAGGCACAAGGGCAGAGTTTAAAGATGACTGGTattgatttaagaaatgactgtTTCTCTCATGGCCAACTATACGTGGCATGCTCAAGAGTAAGTTCACCTGACAGCTTGGTCATTCTTCAACCAATAGGAAAAACAAAGAATCTTGTATATAAAGAagttttaagtatttaa
- the LOC123266738 gene encoding uncharacterized protein LOC123266738, whose translation MHSGRTLAVEGEKQVECLVQSVTSTTHSYTVQPTVSADGKLLSPLFLVLKEPSGKFGPIVETTLFRPHNVYIEASKSGKLTSDHFKIWLERVFFPNVGPKSLLLIDSWTVHCPQVVQSVKPTNEDTEVMILPKGTTGKIQPLDVFGFRVWKNFVRYFSDRTVLMNLDINLHLRNNIIKLQSLTHIQLSSPRYINLFKYSWYKSGYTEVKPDEFENPVDFAFHGSCYSHCEVPGCQNIAIIRCSWCKKSLCFQHFFHEHHDCKTYIE comes from the exons ATGCATTCCGGTCGAACTTTAGCTGTTGAAGGAGAGAAGCAAGTAGAATGTCTTGTACAATCTGTTACTTCTACTACTCATAGTTACACAGTTCAACCAACTGTATCCGCTGATGGAAAGCTTTTATCcccactttttttggttctaaAAGAACCAAGTGGTAAATTTGGACCAATAGTTGAAACAACACTTTTTAGACCTCATAATGTATACATAGAAGCATCAAAATCAGGAAAACTTACATCAG atcatttcaaaatttggttGGAGAGGGTGTTTTTTCCAAATGTGGGCCCAAAATCTTTATTACTAATTGACTCATGGACTGTGCATTGTCCTCAAGTTGTACAAAGCGTTAAACCAACAAATGAAGATACTGAAGTAATGATCTTACCAAAAGGTACAACTGGGAAAATTCAACCGCTTGATGTTTTTGGATTCCgagtatggaaaaattttgttcgataTTTTTCGGATCGTACAGTTTTGATGAATTTGGACATAAACTTGCATTTACgaaataacattataaaattacaatcacttACACATATCCAATTGTCATCTCCTcggtacataaatttattcaagtactCGTGGTACAAAAGTGGCTACACAGAAGTAAAACCAGATGAGTTCGAAAATCCTGTGGATTTTGCATTCCACGGATCATGCTATTCTCATTGTGAGGTTCCTGGTTGTCAAAATATAGCAATTATCCGCTGTTCATGGTGCAAAAAGTCGTTgtgttttcaacatttttttcatgaacatCACGATTGCAAAACATATATTGAATAG
- the LOC123268006 gene encoding ATP-dependent DNA helicase PIF1-like — translation MQFIIEEYSCAAYVVEYVNKTNRGISNLQRQIHEIMDENPEFDIVEITRKMSVNMLNTVELTSQEAAWYLLREPMSRSSVSIVYIPTVWPIERQRIRRTQKELDELNIDEDSTSIWKENWFDKYEKRPQEMEELSLAQFVANFTKNSQGDYIRRKQQRIIRYRNYDIASDINEYKREMVTLHIPFRNEEFEILEEMKFIRIYDENENQILERRKEFESDLDINKTIELCRKLCRENEEADDDDEIHDIATRFPEINPFQTLYDNPNSDVNSDLRLATLNKLGAIAKRKENLMPNDQYYELMKMANQKQKELLMHVIYNLQLEDPPPLQIFFTGPAGCGKTFVIKLLMEIYNRYSESDGFCNAYIACASTGKAAVAINGTTVHTALKISLSKLLPLSIEVAQQYRSLFKYVRVLIIDEISMIGAELLSQIDSRLKQITGNFEVHFGGLDIILIGDLRQLPPVRATPIYKQIKRQIAGSTLWRGLKFFELNEVMRQANQSFATILTKIGNGQLLDQEELDLIESRIYSEEEAERLCPDGIRLFFNNHSVAEYNNKILNSIEEKVNSEATDIYIGCRNVEQQTSMRQKLHKMSTIDTGGLPYQITLVLNKPYMITTNIDVSDGLANGATGKLIFIEYNDKGEIGRLWLEFPESPKIGEKLRRKAAASIWNNNLHPLAVPIDRRTSSIPLVPNKTVIVKRNHFPLVSACAMTIHKSQGATFGEIVYEYDKSHVQQLLYVALSRVTSINGLYLVSKNDKNFTMAEERQYLQLIYNMNFEG, via the coding sequence ATGCAATTTATTATCGAAGAATACTCATGTGCAGCGTATGTTGTTGAATATGTCAATAAAACTAATAGGGGTATAAGTAATTTACAAAGACAAATTCATGAAATCATGGATGAAAACCCTGAGTTTGATATAGTAGAAATAACTAGAAAAATGAGTGTTAATATGCTCAACACCGTTGAATTAACAAGCCAGGAAGCAGCGTGGTACCTTCTTCGTGAACCTATGTCTAGAAGTTCAGTCTCCATAGTTTATATTCCCACCGTTTGGCCTATTGAACGACAGCGTATTAGACGAACACAAAAAGAATTAGATGAATTAAATATCGATGAAGATTCAACAAGTATTTGGAAGGAAAACTGGTTTGATAAATACGAGAAGCGGCCACAAGAAATGGAAGAATTATCACTTGCACAATTCGTTgctaattttactaaaaattcgcAAGGTGATTATATTCGTCGAAAGCAACAACGCATCATTCGTTATAGGAATTATGACATAGCCTCAGATATAAATGAGTATAAAAGAGAAATGGTGACTTTGCATATCCCATTTCGGAATGAAGAATTCGAGATTCTTGAAGAGATGAAATTTATTAGGATTTACGAcgaaaatgaaaatcaaattctgGAGCGACGTAAAGAGTTTGAATCTGACTTAGACATTAATAAAACTATAGAGCTATGCCGAAAACTATGTCGCGAAAATGAAGAAGCAGACGATGACGATGAGATTCATGATATTGCCACTAGATTTCCAGAAATTAATCCATTCCAAACGCTATATGACAATCCGAATTCGGATGTAAACAGTGATTTACGTCTCGCAACCCTAAATAAACTTGGTGCCATTGCAAaacggaaagaaaatttaatgccTAACGACCAATATTATGAGCTGATGAAAATGGCAAACCAAAAACAAAAGGAACTTTTGATGCACGTCATTTACAATCTTCAGTTGGAAGATCCTCCTCCGctgcaaatattttttacaggaCCAGCTGGATGTGGTAAaacatttgttattaaattattaatggaaaTTTATAATCGATATTCTGAAAGTGATGGGTTTTGTAATGCTTATATCGCTTGTGCTTCTACTGGTAAAGCTGCTGTGGCTATCAATGGGACAACAGTACACACTGCACTGAAGATAAGTCTTTCAAAGTTGCTTCCTTTATCAATTGAAGTAGCCCAACAATATAGAtcactttttaaatatgttcGTGTATTGATTATCGATGAAATTAGTATGATTGGAGCCGAGTTGTTGTCCCAAATAGATTCAAGGTTAAAGCAAATCACCGGTAATTTTGAAGTCCATTTTGGTggattagatataattttgattGGTGATCTACGTCAACTACCGCCAGTTCGTGCTACCCCaatttacaaacaaataaaacgACAAATAGCAGGTTCAACACTATGGCGAGggttgaaatttttcgaactAAACGAAGTTATGCGACAAGCTAATCAAAGTTTTGcaacaatattaacaaaaattggtAATGGACAGTTGTTAGATCAGGAAGAGCTAGATTTAATTGAGTCACGGATTTACTCTGAAGAAGAAGCTGAGAGACTTTGTCCAGACGGTATacgattgttttttaataatcattcaGTTGCTGaatacaacaataaaattttgaattctataGAAGAAAAAGTGAATTCAGAGGCAACTGATATATATATTGGATGTAGAAATGTTGAACAGCAAACTTCTATGCgtcaaaaattacataaaatgtCAACTATTGATACAGGAGGTTTGCCATATCAAATTACATTGGTTTTGAACAAACCATACATGATAACAACTAACATCGATGTATCAGATGGATTAGCAAATGGTGCGAcgggaaaattaattttcattgaatataATGACAAAGGAGAGATAGGTCGTTTATGGCTAGAATTTCCAGAATCTCCAAAAATCGGAGAAAAATTGAGAAGAAAGGCAGCGGCATCAATTTGGAATAATAATCTTCATCCACTGGCAGTACCAATAGATCGCAGAACATCATCTATACCACTAGTACCTAATAAAACCGTTATTGTAAAACGTAATCATTTCCCATTAGTCTCTGCATGTGCAATGACGATTCACAAGTCCCAGGGAGCTACTTTTGGTGAGATTGTATATGAATATGATAAATCACACGTTCAACAACTCCTGTACGTCGCATTATCACGAGTTACATCAATAAACGGCTTATATCTCGtttcaaaaaatgataaaaattttaccatgGCCGAAGAGCGTCAGTATCTACAATTGATCTACAACATGAATTTCGAAGGCTGA
- the LOC123268003 gene encoding uncharacterized protein LOC123268003, whose translation MVVLTRQKWFLKPFAVEIGGTTLTSTRALRYQGVMIDEKLSFREHLDGACKKASKTVSSLARIMTNTMGPRTKKKRVLLEAVHSVPLYGAEIWANIFKQKTYWRKMAAVHRRGALRVACAYRTVSEAVSDAKSSGENMKDAKTRIKCDLTSGKC comes from the exons atggtcgttttgacACGCCAGAAATGGTTCCtaaaaccattcgctgtggaAATAGGAGGAACAACACTGACGTCAACGAGGGCTCTGCGCTATCAAGGGGTGATGATAGACGAGAAGCTGTCTTTCCGCGAACACCTCGAcggtgcatgcaagaaagccagcaagacggtaTCTAGCCTAGCgcgaattatgaccaacaccatgggaccaagaaccaaaaagaAAAGAGTCCTTTTGGAAGCAGTCCATTCAGTACcgctttatggagcggagatatgggcaaACATATTTAAGCAAAAGACCTACTGGCGAAAGATGGCGGCAGTACATCGGCGAGGTGCCCTCAGGGTTGCATGTGCCTACCGCACGGTTTCCGAAGCGGTTTCCGACGCTAAAAGCAGTGGAGAAAACATGAAGGATGCAAAAACAAGGATAAAG TGTGATTTGACTTCTGGTAAATGTtga